The Fusobacterium pseudoperiodonticum DNA window CTTTCTTCTGCTGGTAGAGGCATAGTATAACCACCTGCAGGTCCTCTTGGAATCATAGTTATTTTATGTACTTTTGTTTCTCCACCTAGTATATGGTTTACAACAGCATGCCCTGCCTCATGATAAGCAGTTATTTTCTTATCTATATCAGCAATAACTTTTGATCTTTTTTCAGGTCCCATTTCAACTTTTTCAGAAGCTTCTTCTAAGTCTGCCATAGTTATTTCAGTTCTACCTGCTCTTGCTGCTAAGATAGCTCCTTCGTTTAGTATATTAGCCAAGTCAGCACCAGCCATTCCAGCTGTTTTCTTTGCAATAATATTAAAATCTACATCTGGAGCAAACTTTTTATTTTTAGCATGAACTTTTAATATTTCTTCTCTACCTTTTAAATCTGGCATATCAACATAAACTTGTCTGTCAAATCTTCCAGGTCTTTTTAAAGCTCTATCTAATACATCTGCTCTGTTTGTTGCTGCTAAAACTATTATAGTTTCATCAGTCCCAAACCCATCCATTTCAACAAGAAGTTGGTTTAGAGTTTGTTCTCTTTCATCGTTTCCTCCACCTTGTCCACTACCTCTTTTTCTACCAACAGCATCTATTTCATCTATAAATACTATACAAGGTGCATTCTTTCTAGCTTTTCCAAATAAATCTCTAACTCTTGAAGCTCCAACTCCAACGAACATTTCTACGAATTCAGATCCAGACATACTAAAGAATGGAACTTTAGCTTCTCCGGCTACTGCCTTTGCAAGTAAAGTTTTACCTGTTCCTGGTTCCCCTAAAAGAAGAACTCCTTTAGGGATTCTTGCTCCAATTTTCTTAAATTTTTCAGGTTCTTTTAAGAAATCTACAACTTCTTTTAATTCTTGTTTTGCTTCATCAATACCTGCAACATCAGCAAAAGTTACATCAGAAATATCTTCTCCATTTTCTTTTGCCTTAGATTTACCCATATTGAATATTTGTGGTCCTCCTCCACCACTACCTTTACCCATTCTATTCATCATAAATACTAGTAGTCCTATCATTATTACGTAAGGTAAAAGTGAAAGAGCTATACTAAGCAATAATGATGGTTGAGGTGGTTCAGTAGATTGTATAAGAGCTCCATTTTCATTTATAACAGATATTAAGTTACTATCTTCACCTAGTCTATTTGTTATAAGTCTAGCTTTAAGCCCTTGAACTCCAGTTTTATTATCAAAACCTAATTTTGATTTTAGGCTATTATTTGATTTATTATCAAGGTATTTTACTTCATTTGCCTTATAACCATATACATAGCCATCTTTTTCTTCAACTACACCAATCTTTTTACTTTCAATATTTTTTATAAAATCTGAATAAGATATATCAACATAATCTTGAGTTTTGCTTTCTTCCATTATTTTTGGAGCAACAGCAAAAAGAGTTATAATAAAGACTAACATTAATAAACCTTTTAGGTTAAAGTTTACTTTTACAGCCTTTCCAACTACTCTTTTTCTTTCTTCTTCTCTTCTGTTATATCTTTTTTCTTCATTTTTATCTTCTTCTTGTTTATTTTCTTGTTTTTCTTCTTCTTTTTCAGAATTTTCTTCAGGTTTTGGTTCTTCCTGTTTTGGCTCTTCTTCCTTTTTATCTTCTTTCTTCTCTTCTTCTTGCTTTACTTCTTCATTTATTTTATTTTCTTGATTTTCTTGATTTTCAGGAATTTGTGAGTCATTTTTTAAATCTTCATCTTCAAACTGATTATCCTTCATTCATTACCTCCTCCACTGTGATTAAAACTTGTCTAAGTTCACTTGTATTTTTGTTTTCTTTAGGAATATATGCTTTTTTTATCCCATATATCCAAAATATATTATTCTTATACAGAAATATAGGAATTCTATCCCTTACATCTCTAGGAACTTTCTGATTTATTAAAACTTCTTTTAGTTTTTTAGAATGATTCTCATCTAAAAGAATTCTATCTCCTTCCTTTCTATATCTAATCTCTATTATATCATTATTCATAGCATATAGTAAGTACTGATTTTTATACTTTGTTTTCTCTTTATTTTCAACGAATTCTACCTTTATTTTATACTTATCGAAATAAGTTTCACTTGGAATTTTTAATTGAAGAATTTCATTTAAACAAGAAACAGTTTCTTCTTCCTTTTTTTCTATATATAAATGATGATAGTCTTTTACAATTCTAAAATTTAAGTCCAAATCTATTTTTTTTGTACCATCACTTTTTATTAGACTGTTTATCTCATCTATTTTGTTTCTATTTATTTTTATATTTTTTTTATTCAAAAAATGAACTAGCAAATTTTTTCTTTCAAAAAGAGATAAAGTCTTTATTTTTTCTAAAGTTAATCTATTTTCTTCGTCTACATATTCATCTAAACCTAAAAAATTTTTTTTGTTATTTTCTCTTATTTCTTCAATTAAAGAAAAAAGTTTGTCTTTAAATTTGATGTTATATCTTTTTTCAATAAAAGGAATTAAATCCAACCTTATACTATTTCTAGTAAATTCATTTTCAAAGTTCGTCTTGTCTATTTTATATTGAATTTCATTTTTATTCAAGTATTCAAGTATATCTTTTTTATATATTTCTGAAATGGGTCTTATAATATTGTTATACTTTAACTTAATCCCCTCTAAGCCTTGTAAAGATGTTCCTCTTACTAATCTAAATAGAAAAGTCTCTATTTGGTCATCTTTATTGTGAGCTGTTGCTATCTTATTAGCTCCAACTTTATTATATATTTCAGAAAAAAAATTATATCTTTCTTCTCTACCAACCTCTTCAAGAGTTTTCCCTGTTTTCTTAGCAATTTCTTTGACTGGAATTCTTTTTACAAAAATTTCTAAGTTATTTCTCTTGGCATAGTCATAAGAAAAACTTTCATCTGCATCTGCATCTTCCCCTCTTAAAAGATGATTTATATGCACTAGATAGATTTTAAATTTAAAAAAATCTTGTAATTTCTTTAACATTTCTACTAAAAAAACAGAGTCAGGTCCTCCTGAAAAACCTACTACTATAGTATCATTATTTTCAATTAGATTATATTCTTCATTAAGTTTTAATATTTCTCTAAATAATTCCATAGCCCCTCTTCATCCTATTGATTTTCAAAAAAACAAGTAAGTTAGATATTTAATATATTAGTAAAAAACAAGTGAATCTGCATTCTAAATTTTAGATAAAAAATCAAATAGAATGAGCCGAGTAATTGTCGGCGTGTTTGAAGCCAACTTGTTGGCAAGTTTTGCCGAAATTACAGCGAATTCTTGATTTTTTATCGTTAAGAAATTTAGCTAGCAATGAACTGTTTTTTACTATATTAACCTTTTAAAATAAATCTATTTATTATTTTTTTGAAAATCTAAGTGTTCTTTATAAGTTTTACTAAAGAAGTGTGCTCCTCCACCCTTTGTAACAAAGAATAAAAATTCAGTATCAGCTGGATTATAAGCCGCATCTACAGAGCTTACAGTTGGGTTACAGATAGGTCCAGGTGGTAAGCCTTTATTTTTATACGTATTATATGGAGATTGCACTTCTAAATCCTTATAATATATTCTTTTCTTTTCATAATTAAATACAAAGTTTACAGTTGAATCTGCTGATAAAGTCATATTCTTAGCTATTCTATTATAGAAAACTGAAGCCATTAAAGGTTTTTCACTATCTAAGGCTGCTTCTCTTTCAAGTATAGAAGCCATTATCAATTTTTGATAAAATTCTTCTTTATCAGTATATTTTTCCACTGGAAATCTCTTTAAAAATTCCTTTAAGAATATATTCAGTACTGCTTTTTCATCATAAGATTCTGGTATAAAATATGTTTCAGGATATAAATATCCTTCAAAATTTCCATCAGGAGTTGGATAAGGGAAGTCTATTTCTTTAAATGCCTTCATATAGTTTTCTCTAGTTCCCTTTCCATTAGCAACTAATTTATCTATAACATTTTTTACTGTACTTCCTTCTATAATGGTAAACTTAAATACCTTAGATTTACCACTTTCGAGCATAGATATAAGCTCTACTATATTGTATTTTCCTCTTAATTCATAGCTACCTGCTTTTATATTTCTACCACTGTTTCTAAACTTTAAATAAAGTTTAAAAAAAGGATTATTAGAAACAGGTAAAGTCGATAAAGATTCCTTTAATGGTTTATCCTTATCTATTTCTAAAACTAAATTATATTTATCTTTTTTGCTAAGTTGGTAAGCAGTTGTACCTGCTAAAATTATAATTACTATCGATACTATAGCTAGTAATTTTTTCATTTAAGCCTCCTACTTCTTAGAGTATTTTTCTTGTAATTCAGTTTCTTCATCTAAATTATTAGCATCATAATTAGTCATATTTTCATAACTATAAGATTGATTTATATTTGATATATATAAATCTCTATTATTAATATTATCTGTTAGATTATCTTTCAATAAAGTTTTTAATTCTAAAGAATTTATTATACTTCTTTTCATTGCTGATAGATAATCTTCCTTATCTATTTTTTTCCAATCTATACATTTTCCAAGTCTTTTAATTAGTAAGAAATCTAGCCATATTCTAGTGGCTCTGCCATTTCCCTCATAGAAAGGGTGCATCATATTCATCTCAACATATTTTTCAATTATATCTTCAAACGTATCCTCTTTCATGCTGGATACAGTTTTTAGATTATCTTCTAAATACATAGCCTTACAAAATAGGGTATCTCCCTTTCTGATATCATGTTTTCTCACTAAACCTGCTGTTTCAAAGCAATCTTGAAAAAGATACTTATGTATAGCTTGCAAACTCTTAAAAGTTCCCAAGTCAGCTTTTGATAAAATATCCTTTTCAAATAAATCTTTGGCTCTTTTTTTACTTAAATACTCTTCTTCCTTTTCATCTACCAATCTTTTTAAAATTGTCTTATCTGTTTCAGTAAAATTGTATTTATTCATATCTCAATCCTTAAATTATTTCTTAGATTTTGCTTTTTCTATCAATGGTTTTTTACCTTTTCTAATTTCAGCAAAAGCTTCAACTATTATTTCAGCCTCTTTAAATGCAACTGAAACGAAAGAGAAAGCATCATAGACTTCTGCATTTTTTATATAAGCTTGTTTTACCTTAGCTTTCTTAACTATGAACTGAACCTCCCACGACTAACACCCTACGAGTGCTAGAGTCGCAGGGTTCTTGGGTAATAGTTGCTTCTGTTAGCCAACTAAATTTACCAAGCTATCCCCATAGTTCCTACGGTTCATATATTATATATTTAAGCACTTATACCTAATATCCTTAGTCCTTCTTTTAATATGTTTTTGGCTGCATTTATATCCCTATTATGTACAGCTCCACATACTGGACAAGTCCATTCTCTCACACTTAAATCTTTTACTTCTTCATTTCTATATCCACAACAATTACATATTTGACTACTTGCAAAAAATTTATCTACTCTTACTATTGTTCTTTTGTACCATTTCGCTTTATAACTTAGTATTCTATTAAATTCACTCCATGATACATCTACAATATTTCTTGCTAATTTATGATTTTTTACCATATTTTTTACTTGTAAATCTTCCATACAAATAATATCGTTTTCTTTTATTAGCATTGTTGATAATTTTTGCAAAAAATCTTCTCTTTGATTTGATATTTTCTCAAATAATCTTGCTACTTTTATTCTAGCTTTATTCCTATTTGAACTACCCTTTGATTTTCGTGATAGTTTTCTTTGTAATATTGCTAGTTTATTCAAAGATTTTTATAAATATTTTGGATTTTCTATTGAGATTTCATCACTGGTAATCGCAAAGTCCTTTATACCTAAATCTATTCCAACATTCTTATTTGTACTTTCTAATTTTTCTACTTCCACATCAGTACAACATAAAGATATATAATATTTTCCACTAGGTACTTGTGTTATTGTTGCACTTATTATTCTTCCTTGTGGTTTCATTTTATCTCTTATTTTTAGTTTTCCTAACTTAGGTACTTTTATCCATTTATCTAAAAACTCTATATTATTATTTGTATAATTGGTTCTGTATGATTTTCTATTATCTTTCTTAGATTTAAACTTTGGATAGCCTCTTCCACTAAAAAAGTTCTTATAGGCTTTATCTAAATCTTTTAAAGAATTTTGTAAAGAAAATTTATCTACATCTTTTAACCATTCTTTCTCTTGTTTTAAAGCTGTCAGTGCTTTGCTACATTGATTATATGACATAGATTTTTTCTCTTTGTTATATAGCTCTTGTTTTAAACCTAAAAAATGATTATAGACATATCTTACACAACCAAAAGTACAATTTAATATTGTTATTTGAGTTTTAGTTGGATAAAATCTAAACTTATATGCTTTTTCCATGCGATTTCACCTCCATTTACCTATATATAGTATACTACTTTTTATACTATAAGTAAATGAAAAAGTAAATTTTTTCTAAATATATGAATCTAAAAACTGACTCAGTCGTTTTAGAGGTTGTCGTTCACATAAGTACGCTACCACTTATGCAGTTCTCCTGGCATATACACTCCTTAATAAATTAAGGAGATTAGCCTTGAACTTCTTAATATTTCTATTAAGCACAGACTATATCTTATCCCACAGCTTTATCTGTTTGGGTCTACCCACTTCCACCAGCTTTGGTGTACTTCCCTCAGGAGGAATAGTCGTTGAACCTTACCTTTCGGTCTTGGCTGCTGATTGCCCATTTTTAGCCTTTCCCAAATCTTTGATTTGGGGTATTACTGGCTTAACACTTAGGATTTAACCTTATGCCATCTAGTATATTTTTTCTGCTTTCGCCACTTTCACATTTGTACCATATTATTTAGGTACTATGTTGTAGTTATACTAGCTTTAGGGGTTTCCAGCAATTCGAGTAGTATTGGATAGCTTTTTAAAGTTGCTACCTCTACATACATATTTCTATATATGCTGACTATACTTAATGGTCTAACTCATAACTGACACCCTACGAGTGCTAGAGTCACAAGTGTGCGACCATATTTTTAATCAACTAATTTCTTTGGAGTCATTCCATCTTTTCTACCCATAGCAATGAAAAGTCTTGTTTTACCTGTATCTTCCATTTTAACTGGAGATATTTCATTGTAATTACTTTCATCTAAAACATCACTATATGTTAGTTTTAATAAAGAGGCAACTATATTTTCTGCTTCTTCCATATTTAATAAATCTTTAGCTAATTTTTTAAATTTATCATAGTCATTATCTATTAAAATTTGCCCTATATCATCTATTATTCTAAACTTTTTAGCTTGAATAACATCTTTTACATCAGGTAAACTTTCTTTTCTAATTTCTTTTTTAACAGCCTTTTGTATTTGTAAAAGTCTTCTATATTCTTGAGGAGTAATAAAAGTTATAGCAGTACCTTCTTTTCCAGCACGACCTGTTCTTCCTATTCTATGAACATAGCTTTCAACTTCTTGAGGTATAGCATAGTTTATAACATGGCTTAGATCATTTATATCTATTCCTCTAGCAGCAACATCAGTCGCAACAAGAATATTTATTTTCTTAGTTTTAAATCTTTTTAATGTTACTTCTCTGTAATTTTGTCCTATATCTCCATGTAGGCCTTCAGCATCATAACCTCTGTCATTTAATCTTCCTACTATTTCATTTACATCTGTTTTAGTTCTACAGAAAATTATTCCATAGAATTCCTTTGTTAAGTCTATTATTCTGCATAGAGCTTCAAATTTGTCTCTTTCATTAACTTCAAAATATATTTGTTCTGTTAAGTCTGTTGTTAATTCTCTACTCTTTACTGCTAACACTTCATACTCTTTCATATGAGTTTTTGCAATTTTCATTATTTCTGCTGGCATAGTTGCTGAGAAGAATAGCATTCTCTTATCATCATTTGTAAATGTTAAAATCTTTTCAATATCTTCAATAAATCCCATATTAAGCATTTCATCTGCTTCATCTAAAACGAAATACTTTAATGAGTTTAGCTTTAATAGCTTTCTTTCAATTAAATCTATAACTCTTCCTGGAGTTCCAACAACAACATCTACTCCAGTTTTTATAAGTTTTCTTTGGATATCGATAGATTGCCCACCATAAACAGGAATTACCTTCATTTTTTTACTTGTACTTAAACTATTCATTTCCTCGGCTACTTGTAAAGCTAATTCTCTTGTTGGAGTTAAAACTATTGCTTGTATGTGATCTGAATGTTCAAAGTTTTCTATTATAGGTAAAGAAAAAGCAGCAGTTTTACCTGTTCCAGTCTGTGCTTGTCCTATTATGTCTTTATCATTTTTTAACAGTGCTGGTATTGTTAATCTTTGTATAGGTGTAGGAGATTCATATCCCTTTTTTGATAATACCTTTAATACCTTTTCACCAAGCCCTAATTCCTTAAATTCTTTTAATTTTTCTAATTGTTCCATTATTCACTTCCTTTTTATTCATTCTTTTAATTATATCACATAATAGAGAAATAACATATATATTTTTGCTCAAAAACAAAAAAGAGAGAGAAACACTAGTTTCTCTCTTGTTTGAGCTTGGCAAATCCATACTCTCCCAGGCCGCTTCCAGCCAAGTACCATCAGCGTATATGGGCTTAACTTCTAGGTTCGGAATGTAACTAGGTGTACCCCCATAGCTATACTCACCAAGCATATATATTGTATCACATAATCTTGTTATGTGCAAGTCTGAACACTTGAAACTATATAGTAAAAACAAACTTAGATTAAAACTTCGATAATTAGTATTGGTCAGCTAAATGCATTGCTGCACTTACACCCCCAACCTATCAACCTCCTAGGCTCGAAGGTATCTTAAAGAATACTTATCTTGAAGTTAGTTTCCCGCTTAGATGCTTTCAGCGGTTATCTATTCCAAACGTGACTACCCAGCTGTGCCACTGGCGTGACAACTGGTACATCAGAGGTTTGTCCATCCCGGTCCTCTCGTACTAAGGACAGGTCTTCTCAATATTCTAACGCCTACAGTGGATAGGGACCGAACTGTCTCACGACGTTCTGAACCCAGCTCACGTACCGCTTTAATGGGCGAACAGCCCAACCCTTGGGACCTTCTCCAGCCCCAGGATGCGATGAGCCGACATCGAGGTGCCAAACCCTACCGTCGATATGGACTCTCGGGTAGGATCAGCCTGTTATCCCCAGGGTAGCTTTTATCCGTTGAGCGACGACCCTTCCATTCGGAATCGCCGGATCACTATGTCCTGCTTTCGCATCTGCTCGACCCGTCAGTCTTGCAGTCAAGCTCTCTTATGCCATTGCACTCTATGGTTGATTTCCATCCAACCTGAGAGAACCTTTGAACGCCTCCGTTACTCTTTCGGAGGCGACCGCCCCAGTCAAACTGCCCACCTAGCACTGTCTCCGTGGCTACAAACCACAGATTAGAATTTCAGCATTGAATGGTTGGTATTCCACCGATGACTCCGATACAGCTAGCGCCATATCATCTCAGTCTCCCAACTATCCTATACATGCAATGCCAAAACCCAATACCAAGCTACAGTAAAGCTCCATGGGGTCTTTCCGTCCTACTGTAGGTAACCGGTATCTTCACCGGTAATACAATTTCACCAGGCCTCCCGTCAAGACAGCGCTCAAATCATTACACCATTCGTGCAGGTCGGAACTTACCCGACAAGGAATTTCGCTACCTTAGGACCGTTATAGTTACGGCCGCCGTTCACTGGGGCTTCAATTCGGAGCTCTCACTCCTCCTCTTAACCTTCCAGCACTGGGCAGGTGTCAGCCCATATACATCGCCTTCCAGCTTAGCATAGACCTGTGTTTTTGTTAAACAGTTGCTTGAGCCTCTTCACTGCGACCCTCGAGCGCTTTGTATCGCGTGGATACTGACCCTCAAGGGCTCCTCTTCTCCCGAAGTTACGAGGTTATTTTGCAGAGTTCCTTAACGAGAGTTAGCCTGTCCGCCTTAGATTTCTCATCCTGACCACCTGTGTCGGTTTGCAGTACGGGCAGTCAAATATTAACGTTAGAAGCTTTTCTTGGCAGCGTGGGATTTGCACATTCATCTTACGACTGTATATCATACCTCAGATATAACTCAATGGATTTTCCTATCAAGTCATCCTACATACTTCTACGGACACTTCCGTTCGTCCGCGCGCATACCCTTCTGCGTCCCTCCATCACAATATATGACTGGCACAGAAATATTAATCTGTTTTCCATTCGCCTACGCATTATAGCCTGGGCTTAGGTCCCGGCTTACTCAGGGAAGACAAGCTTTACCCTGAAAACCTTGGTCTTCCGGCGAGGGGGATTCTCGCCCCCTTTCTCGCTACTTATTCCTGCATTCTCACTTCTGATACCTCCAGAGTCGGTTACCCTTCTCCTTCAACGGCCTACAGAACGCTCTCCTACCAATCCTTACGGATTCCACAGCTTCGGTTTATAACTTAGCCCCGTTACATTGTCGGCGCAGAGACTCTCGACTAGTGAGCTATTACGCACTCTTTAAAGGTATGGCTGCTTCTAAGCCAACCTCCTAGTTGTTTGTGAATCTCCACCTCCTTTCCCACTTAGTTATAATTAGGGACCTTAGCTGGTGGTCTGGGTTGTTTCCCTTTCGACAATGGAAGTTAACTCCCATAGTCTCACTCCTGAGCTATAAATTATGGTATTCGGAGTTTGATTGATTTCAGTAAGCAATACGCCCCCTAGATCATTCAGTGCTCTACCCCCATAATTGAACACTCAAGGCTGTACCTAGATACATTTCGGAGAGAACGAGCTATCTCCTGGTTCGATTGGCTTTTCACCCCTAAACCTACCTCATCCCCCAACTTTTCAACGGCGGTGGGTTAGGACCTCCACTGTGTCTTACCACAGCTTCATCCTGGACAGGTTTAGATCACCAGGTTTCGCGTCTACGCCAAACGACTAAATCGCCCTATTAAGACTTGGTTTCCCTTCGGCTCCGTTATACTTAACCTCGCCGTTTAACGTAACTCGCAGGATCATTCTCCAAAAGGCACGCCATCACCATCACTGGCTCTGACCGCTTGTAAGCACACAATTTCAGGTTCTATTTCACTCCCCTCCAGGGGTTCTTTTCACCTTTCCCTCACGGTACTATGCGCTATCGGTTAGTAAGAGTATTTAGCCTTATGAGATATGGTCCTCACAGATTCACACAGAATTCCTCGTGTTCCATGTTACTTGGGAGCAGAGTTATATATGTAAGGATTTACTTGTACAGGACTTTCACCTTCTACGGTTCGCCTTTCCAGACAATTCCAATTCATCAATACACTATATTGAATATCTTACAGTTCTTCACTACTCTGTCCCTCAACCCCCTAAATACAACGGCTGTATCCTTGACATATTTAAGGTTTAGGCTTGACCCAT harbors:
- the ftsH gene encoding ATP-dependent zinc metalloprotease FtsH, whose protein sequence is MKDNQFEDEDLKNDSQIPENQENQENKINEEVKQEEEKKEDKKEEEPKQEEPKPEENSEKEEEKQENKQEEDKNEEKRYNRREEERKRVVGKAVKVNFNLKGLLMLVFIITLFAVAPKIMEESKTQDYVDISYSDFIKNIESKKIGVVEEKDGYVYGYKANEVKYLDNKSNNSLKSKLGFDNKTGVQGLKARLITNRLGEDSNLISVINENGALIQSTEPPQPSLLLSIALSLLPYVIMIGLLVFMMNRMGKGSGGGGPQIFNMGKSKAKENGEDISDVTFADVAGIDEAKQELKEVVDFLKEPEKFKKIGARIPKGVLLLGEPGTGKTLLAKAVAGEAKVPFFSMSGSEFVEMFVGVGASRVRDLFGKARKNAPCIVFIDEIDAVGRKRGSGQGGGNDEREQTLNQLLVEMDGFGTDETIIVLAATNRADVLDRALKRPGRFDRQVYVDMPDLKGREEILKVHAKNKKFAPDVDFNIIAKKTAGMAGADLANILNEGAILAARAGRTEITMADLEEASEKVEMGPEKRSKVIADIDKKITAYHEAGHAVVNHILGGETKVHKITMIPRGPAGGYTMPLPAEERMYRSKKYFLNEMAEFYGGRAAEEIIFGKDQITTGASSDIKRASAIARFMVTQIGMTEKFGPILLDGTQDGDMFQRKYYSEETGKEIDDEVRRLLNEAYQKAIDILNTHRNKLEAVTKVLLEKETIMGPEFEAIMEDENI
- the tilS gene encoding tRNA lysidine(34) synthetase TilS produces the protein MELFREILKLNEEYNLIENNDTIVVGFSGGPDSVFLVEMLKKLQDFFKFKIYLVHINHLLRGEDADADESFSYDYAKRNNLEIFVKRIPVKEIAKKTGKTLEEVGREERYNFFSEIYNKVGANKIATAHNKDDQIETFLFRLVRGTSLQGLEGIKLKYNNIIRPISEIYKKDILEYLNKNEIQYKIDKTNFENEFTRNSIRLDLIPFIEKRYNIKFKDKLFSLIEEIRENNKKNFLGLDEYVDEENRLTLEKIKTLSLFERKNLLVHFLNKKNIKINRNKIDEINSLIKSDGTKKIDLDLNFRIVKDYHHLYIEKKEEETVSCLNEILQLKIPSETYFDKYKIKVEFVENKEKTKYKNQYLLYAMNNDIIEIRYRKEGDRILLDENHSKKLKEVLINQKVPRDVRDRIPIFLYKNNIFWIYGIKKAYIPKENKNTSELRQVLITVEEVMNEG
- the mltG gene encoding endolytic transglycosylase MltG produces the protein MKKLLAIVSIVIIILAGTTAYQLSKKDKYNLVLEIDKDKPLKESLSTLPVSNNPFFKLYLKFRNSGRNIKAGSYELRGKYNIVELISMLESGKSKVFKFTIIEGSTVKNVIDKLVANGKGTRENYMKAFKEIDFPYPTPDGNFEGYLYPETYFIPESYDEKAVLNIFLKEFLKRFPVEKYTDKEEFYQKLIMASILEREAALDSEKPLMASVFYNRIAKNMTLSADSTVNFVFNYEKKRIYYKDLEVQSPYNTYKNKGLPPGPICNPTVSSVDAAYNPADTEFLFFVTKGGGAHFFSKTYKEHLDFQKNNK
- the fic gene encoding protein adenylyltransferase Fic, producing the protein MNKYNFTETDKTILKRLVDEKEEEYLSKKRAKDLFEKDILSKADLGTFKSLQAIHKYLFQDCFETAGLVRKHDIRKGDTLFCKAMYLEDNLKTVSSMKEDTFEDIIEKYVEMNMMHPFYEGNGRATRIWLDFLLIKRLGKCIDWKKIDKEDYLSAMKRSIINSLELKTLLKDNLTDNINNRDLYISNINQSYSYENMTNYDANNLDEETELQEKYSKK